The genomic interval CAGCCCACACTCAATCCCATGTTTGCAAGCCTTTATCAACCGGAGATAATGTATGGTGCATCAAATGCAAGAAAAAAGTATAAAGCAGGTGCAGCGCCATCTATTGCGGACGATCTGCAGGGAAGAGTACCTGGAGTGGCAGTAGAAGAATCGGAGACTGTAGCAGATTATACACAGGTGCAAGAAACAGGCTTATCCGTTGAATTTGATATTGCCTTGCCCTATACCATTATTTCCGGGGGTAGTCCGCAACTGGTAGATATACAGGCCCATGAATTACCAGCAAGTTATTCGTACCTGGCTGTTCCCAAACTGGATGGAGATGCCTTCCTGACTGCCCTGGTGAGCGGGTGGGAAAAGTATAACCTGATCTCCGGCAATGCCAATATTTATTTCGGCGGAACCTTTGTAGGAGAATCCTTCCTGGATGCCCGTCAGACTGGCGATACTTTGCGCCTTTCCCTGGGCCGTGATAAAAAGCTACTGATCAAGCGTGAAAAGATAAATGAGTTCAGCAGCAAGAAAACTATAGGTTCGTCCGGGAAACACTTACTTACCGCATTACTGTGCGCAATACCAAAAAAGAATCTATCCGTTTAACCTTGCAAGACCAGATTCCTGTTTCCACGGACAGCCAGATTGAAGTAGAATTACAGGAGGCCAAAAATGCCGCTTTTACTAAGGAAACCGGAATGCTCAGCTGGGAATTAACGCTGGCACCTGCCCAAAGCCAGACCATCGACATCAGGTACATGGTTAAATATCCCAAAGACAAACAGATTACCGGTATCCAGTAGACTGGTTCAATTTGTAAGCCTAATTTAAGTTTGGTATTGCGTATTTGCTTGTATATACAAGCAAATACGCAATAGTATACTCACAACCAGCAACGAACAACTAACAACGATTGAGTATAAGTTGAAGCAGGTTACTGATCAGATTATTTTTTCGTACAGCGCTTTTTCTATGGCTTCTGATTTAGAATGAACTTCCAGCTTGTAGTAAATATTTTTAATGTGTGTCCGTACGGTTTCTTTGTCGATGAATAAGTGATCTGCAATGGAATGATACGTTTTCCCTTTGGCCAGCAAGGCCAGTACCTGAACCTCACGGGAAGTTAAACCGGAAGACGTATTTTTATGGAAAGAAGCGACTACACTTCTGGCAATTGCCGGACTCAAAGGTGCACCTCCTTCATATACTTCCTGGATAGCTTCCAGTAATTTCACCGGGGGAATACCTTTGGTCAAATATCCATCTGCCCCGGCTTTTAGCACTTCAAACACTACATCCGTGTTTTCGGTATGCGTAAATACAATAATTTTCGACCTGGGCGATAGGTTTTTAATCTTGCTTATATTTTTGATGCACGCTGTTTCAACATCTTCCACATTCAAACAGTCGGTTCCGATCAATATCACATGGGGCATTTCATGAGAAACCTTAAGCATTAATTCTGTGCAGGTAGCGTACGTACTGATCACATGGTAGCCAAAGGTACTGTTAATCATGGCAGCAAATCCTTCCCTGGCGGTTTGCTCGCATTCAACCAGGGTTACTTTAATATATTCTCTTTTTAACATAGCTTTTGTGAACAATAAATCGGGTAAATATGAAAGGCTATCCGGTAATTCTATACTGATATTATCTGGACTGCCATGATATTTATGTGGAGGCTGAAAATAAAGGTATGGGCGGTACAGGCTGGAAAATTTCCATATAAAACAGTGCCTAGCCGCATTTTTAGTAGTTTCAAACAATGCTGGCGATCGCTTCTGCAAAAGCCATCACATTTGCTGTCGTATCTCCCAGAAACAAAGCAGGCTCTACCAGTTCAAGTTCCATCAGAAGAAAAACTCCATTGACTTCAATGCCATCGACACGTGCATACAAAAGCGGCTGGCCGATCGTATCAATGATGTGTTGCGCCTGTTTTCGTATGAACTCTGGAGGAGTACAAGCGGAAGTGGTACCGCCATATTCCTGTTGTACCCTGAAATCATTCGTTCTGGTACGCTTCAGTACGGCATGGCTGAACCCTTTATTGAAAAATATAAGTGACCATTCGCCTTTGGTTTGCACTTCTTCAATGAATGCCTGAACCATTACGCCACCAGTGTTGAGCATCACATCCAGCCTGGACTGATCCTGTAAAGCTGTTTCGCTGGAAGTGAGCCAGGTTTGATAAGCCGAAGCTGATACTGTTGGTTTTACTACCGCTTGTTGCCAGTTTTTTTCAGCTAACAGATTTTGCAGGTGTACTACCTCTCCTCTTTTCAGCCAATGCGTAGCTGGAATAGGAATGCCAGCTGATGAAAGCACTTGCAGATAGGTTTTGTCCATATTCCAGGCAATTATCTGTGAAGAATTAAACAAACGCCTGTTTTGTTTTTCCATCTGCTTAATCCATGATTTAAAGGCACTTTCGTACAGGTGATAATTCCAGCAGGACCGTAACACAATCCCTTCAAACTGTGCCCAGTCTATGTGAGGTGTATCCCAGCAAACTGCCTCTACCTGTATATTCCGCTGCGACAATAGACTGGCAACCCTGGCATCATCGGCTGTTAGTTTTGGGGAATTTGAATACGTAACAAAAGCTATTTCTCGCATATAGTACCAGTATTAAGTAGTAAGTTTAAAGTATGAAGCCAGGTATGAGCAAATACGCCTTCTATAAATTGGTAAGACTTGTTATTTACTCACATCCACACATAATACCATTTGCAGATTGCAGTCCACCTTCTACCGGATAGCCATCCCGTTTCCACCAGTCTATACCGCCCAGCAATTCTTTGGTGCGGAAGCCAAGCGAAGCCAGCTTAAAAGCACCTTTGGTAGACGCATTGCAGCCGATGCCATCACAGTACACCACCATTACTTTATCTTTTGGAAGCGAAGCAGTGGTAAGATCATTCATCTGGCGATGGGGCAAATTAATAGCACCGGGAATATGCTCCAGAGCATAACTTTCAGCCGAACGGGCATCAATCACAACAAAATCTGTTATGCCATCCTGCATGTCGGCATATACATCGTAGGC from Rhodocytophaga rosea carries:
- a CDS encoding DUF4139 domain-containing protein, with amino-acid sequence MRNTKKESIRLTLQDQIPVSTDSQIEVELQEAKNAAFTKETGMLSWELTLAPAQSQTIDIRYMVKYPKDKQITGIQ
- a CDS encoding LuxR C-terminal-related transcriptional regulator encodes the protein MLKREYIKVTLVECEQTAREGFAAMINSTFGYHVISTYATCTELMLKVSHEMPHVILIGTDCLNVEDVETACIKNISKIKNLSPRSKIIVFTHTENTDVVFEVLKAGADGYLTKGIPPVKLLEAIQEVYEGGAPLSPAIARSVVASFHKNTSSGLTSREVQVLALLAKGKTYHSIADHLFIDKETVRTHIKNIYYKLEVHSKSEAIEKALYEKII
- a CDS encoding ATP-grasp domain-containing protein, encoding MREIAFVTYSNSPKLTADDARVASLLSQRNIQVEAVCWDTPHIDWAQFEGIVLRSCWNYHLYESAFKSWIKQMEKQNRRLFNSSQIIAWNMDKTYLQVLSSAGIPIPATHWLKRGEVVHLQNLLAEKNWQQAVVKPTVSASAYQTWLTSSETALQDQSRLDVMLNTGGVMVQAFIEEVQTKGEWSLIFFNKGFSHAVLKRTRTNDFRVQQEYGGTTSACTPPEFIRKQAQHIIDTIGQPLLYARVDGIEVNGVFLLMELELVEPALFLGDTTANVMAFAEAIASIV
- a CDS encoding rhodanese-like domain-containing protein, whose translation is METQTQNKPTQVDSQKPVSRVLRYLPGETAATLSHFYTKLSFETDAYDVYADMQDGITDFVVIDARSAESYALEHIPGAINLPHRQMNDLTTASLPKDKVMVVYCDGIGCNASTKGAFKLASLGFRTKELLGGIDWWKRDGYPVEGGLQSANGIMCGCE